TTTAATCAAATAAGAAAGGGCTGTGTCAACCACGTCTGTTGAAGTTAAACCGTAGTGCACCCATTTACGCTCTTCGCCAAGTGTTTCAGATACAGCACGTGTAAATGCCACTACGTCATGACGCGTTTCTTTCTCAATTTCTAAAATACGATTTACATCAAATGAAGCATTTTCACGAATTTTAGCTACATCTTCTTTTGGAATATCGCCAATCTCCGCCCAAGCTTCACATGCTAAAATTTCAACCTCTAACCAAGCTTGGTATTTATTTTGTTCTGTCCAAATTGCGCCCATCTCGGGTCTTGTGTAACGTTCAATCATTGCGTATCTCCTTCTATTCTGACCAAATGCCAGAACTTTCGATTTGTTGTAATGTTGCTTCTAAATCTTTTGTCATAATCGTTACGTGGCCCATCTTACGGTTCACCTTAGCTTCAGCTTTCCCATAAAGATGCAATGACCATTCAGGATATTTTGCAATTGAGTTACTAAGTGGCATAACATGCTGCCCTAATACATTCACCATTATTGATGGTGCCCAAAGTTGCGGTTTGCGCAATGGCCAACCACAAATAGCACGGATATGCTGATGGAATTGTGATATATTACATGCCTCTATTGAATAGTGACCAGAATTATGAGGTCTCGGTGCTAGTTCATTAATAATAATTTCGCCGTTTTCTAAAACGAACATTTCTACCGCCAGCGTCCCTACTAAATTTAAGTAATCAGCTATTTTTATAGCCTCTTGCTCAGCAGACTGTGCTGTCATCTTTTCGATACGAGCAGGTACAATTGTTTCGTGTAAAATATGATGAACATGAATATTTTCACCAACAGGCTGACAATATAATTCTCCATCACCGTTTCGCTGTACAATAACTGATACTTCTTTCACAAAAGGTACAAACCCTTCAGCAATACATTGTGAATGAGCGAAAAGCCCTTCTGCTAATGGTAAATCCGCTGCTGAATTTAGAAGCTGCTGCCCTTTGCCATCATAGCCACCTCTTGCAGTTTTTACGATACACGGATAACTGATCTTGTCAATACTCGCGACCAATTCCTCATATGTATTAGCTACTATATAAGGAGCTACTGGACAGCCAGCTTTCACAATTGCTTCCTTCTCAGTCACACGGTTTTGTGTAATGCGTACTAATTCAGCTCCTTGTGGTACGTAAGCCATTTGAGTTAATCGTTTTAAACCATCGTAATCGATATTTTCAAACTCATACGTAATAACGTCACTGACTTCTGCAAGTTCCTCTAATGCAGCCTCATCATCATAAGGTGCCACAATTCGAATATCTGCAACCTGTCCACATGGTGAATCCATTGTCGGCTCAAGAACAGCTATTTTAAATCCTGCTTCCTTTGCAGCAAGTGCCATCATACGGCCAAGCTGTCCTCCTCCGATAATACCTATCGTTTGTCCTGGATAAATAATTTTTGTCACACTAAGTCACCTGTGCTTTCCAATACTTGTTGCTTCGTCGCCTCGCGTCTAGCATCTAGTTTATTAGCAAGCTCTATGTCTGTTGTCGACAAAATTTGCGCTGCAAGCAAACCTGCATTTGTTGCACCTGCTTTTCCGATTGCAACAGTTGCTACAGGTACACCACCTGGCATTTGTACAATTGATAACAGTGAATCAAGACCATTAAGTGCACGAGATTGTACTGGCACGCCAATAACAGGTAATGTTGTTTTAGCTGCTACCATACCTGGTAAATGTGCTGCACCTCCAGCACCTGCAATAATCACTTGAATACCTCGCCCACGTGCTGCTTCAGCGTACTCAAACATTAAATCAGGCGTACGATGTGCTGATACTACTTTTTTCTCGTACGGTACTTGTAATTCATCTAAAATATCACACGCATGTTTCATAGTTTCCCAGTCACTTGAACTACCCATAATGACACCGATTTTCGGATTCATGAATTGTCGCTCCTTTTAAACGATAGAAAAATGATCGATTATTGTGCAAGCCTCTATTATTCAATAGTCACTGCATTTCTTTACTTTTTGAACAAAGAAAATCCTCAAATAAGCTACTCTCTACACATACACGTGAAAGCAGCTTACTTGAGGACTTATTATGAAAAGAATATGCAGATTTAGACATCTGTACACACACCTTCCCGTAACATGCCAAAAGTTGCTTTCCCGCATAGTCCAGCATTTACGGTGCCGGGTAGAGACACTAGAGCCAATTCTCTAGCATATATGAGGGATTTAATTGTTTTCCTTATCACATTTTAACAAGTGAAAACACTATCGTCAATGCAAAAATGCGAACATTTTATTTTCACCATTAAATATCGTTCGGTTTTAAGTCATATTTAGTCAGAATCTTGACATAACATCGCTTTAAATTGTATTTTTTGACGTAAATACGTTGGTTCGCCATTTACTAGATGAAAAATAGGCTCTTCCTTCCGTCCCATCGCCATATATCCATCTTGACGCATTCTCTCCAAACATTGTTCGATTGTTTCATTTTCTTCTACTTCATACCAAATTTGCTTTTTGCCCAAACTGCTCTTCCTTCCAATCCATGTCATGATTGTTCTTCCTTACTTGTAATCCATTATACCCGATAAAGCACTTCAAAAATGCACGAAATTGTAACAATTCGTAATCATAGTAGCGTTTTATATCCATATTTCAAGCTTCACAATTGTATAACTGGTACCTTTACATAAAAACATTATAGAGAAAACAAAAAAACCAAGGAATATATCCTTGGCTTTTAAATTTGCCTAGCGACGTCCTACTCTCACAGGGGGAAGCCCCCAACTACCATCGGCGCTAAAGAGCTTAACTTCCGTGTTCGGTATGGGAACGGGTGTGACCTCTTTGCCATCATCACTAGACTATTTACGGCTTTCAATATACATCGTATTTCTTTGTCAGCTTCATTCGTTCAGTCAGTCACGTACAGATGTACGCTCCTTCCTTCTCTCAATTGCTTCCGCGAACTACTCGTATCTTGAAACCCTTTTATGAAAGGTTGTTCTTTCAAAACTGGATAAACGGTGCATTGAATGTTTCAAACTTTTTGGTTAAGTCCTCGATCGATTAGTATTCGTCAGCTCCATGTGTCACCACACTTCCACCTCGAACCTATCTACCTCATCGTCTTTGAGGGATCTTACTTACTTGCGTAATGGGAAATCTCATCTTGAGGGGGGCTTCATGCTTAGATGCTTTCAGCACTTATCCCGTCCACACATAGCTACCCAGCGATGCCTTTGGCAAGACAACTGGTACACCAGCGGTGTGTCCATCCCGGTCCTCTCGTACTAAGGACAGCTCCTCTCAAATTTCCTACGCCCACGACGGATAGGGACCGAACTGTCTCACGACGTTCTGAACCCAGCTCGCGTACCGCTTTAATGGGCGAACAGCCCAACCCTTGGGACCGACTACAGCCCCAGGATGCGATGAGCCGACATCGAGGTGCCAAACCTCCCCGTCGATGTGGACTCTTGGGGGAGATAAGCCTGTTATCCCCGGGGTAGCTTTTATCCGTTGAGCGATGGCCCTTCCATGCGGAACCACCGGATCACTAAGCCCGTCTTTCGACCCTGCTCGACTTGTAGGTCTCGCAGTCAAGCTCCCTTGTGCCTTTACACTCTACGAATGATTTCCAACCATTCTGAGGGAACCTTTGGGCGCCTCCGTTACCTTTTAGGAGGCGACCGCCCCAGTCAAACTGTCCGCCTGACACTGTCTCCTGCCCCGCTAAGGGGCATGGGTTAGAATTTCAATACAACCAGGGTAGTATCCCACCGACGCCTCCTTCGAAGCTGGCGCTCCGAGATCTCTGGCTCCTACCTATCCTGTACAAGTTGTACCAAAATTCAATATCAGGCTACAGTAAAGCTCCACGGGGTCTTTCCGTCCTGTCGCGGGTAACCTGCATCTTCACAGGTACTATAATTTCACCGAGTCTCTCGTTGAGACAGTGCCCAGATCGTTACGCCTTTCGTGCGGGTCGGAACTTACCCGACAAGGAATTTCGCTACCTTAGGACCGTTATAGTTACGGCCGCCGTTTACTGGGGCTTCAATTCGCAGCTTCGCTTGCGCTAACCACTCCTCTTAACCTTCCAGCACCGGGCAGGCGTCAGCCCCTATACGTCACCTTACGGTTTTGCAGAGACCTGTGTTTTTGCTAAACAGTCGCCTGGGCCTATTCACTGCGGCTCTCATGCGCTTGCACGCTCAAGAGCACCCCTTCTCCCGAAGTTACGGGGTCATTTTGCCGAGTTCCTTAACGAGAGTTCTCTCGCACACCTTAGGATTCTCTCCTCGACTACCTGTGTCGGTTTGCGGTACGGGCACCTCTCACCTCGATAGAGGCTTTTCTTGGCAGTGTGAAATCAGGAACTTCGTCCATACGGACTCGCCATCACAGCTCAACGTTACAGTGTGCGGATTTGCCTACACACACGCCTTACTGCTTGGACGCGCACAACCAACGGCGCGCTTACCCTATCCTACTGCGTCCCCCCATTTCTCAAACGGTGAGGAGGTGGTACAGGAATATCAACCTGTTGTCCATCGCCTACGCCTATCGGCCTCGGCTTAGGTCCCGACTAACCCTGAGCGGACGAGCCTTCCTCAGGAAACCTTAGTCATACGGTGGACGGGATTCTCACCCGTCTTTCGCTACTCATACCGGCATTCTCACTTCTAAGCGCTCCACCAGTCCTTCCGGTCTGACTTCAACGCACTTAGAACGCTCTCCTACCACTGACATCGTAGATGTCAATCCACAGCTTCGGTGAATCGTTTAGCCCCGATACATTTTCGGCGCAGCGTCACTCGACCAGTGAGCTATTACGCACTCTTTAAATGATGGCTGCTTCTAAGCCAACATCCTGGTTGTCTGTGCAACGCCACATCCTTTTCCACTTAACGATTACTTTGGGACCTTAGCTGGTGGTCTGGGCTGTTTCCCTTTTGACTACGGATCTTATCACTCGCAGTCTGACTCCCGTGTATAAATATCTGGCATTCGGAGTTTGTCTGAATTCGGTAAACCGGGATGGCCCCCTAGTCCAAACAGTGCTCTACCTCCAGTATTCTCATCACGAGGCTAGCCCTAAAGCTATTTCGGAGAGAACCAGCTATCTCCAAGTTCGATTGGAATTTCTCCGCTACCCACACCTCATCCCCGCACTTTTCAACGTGCGTGGGTTCGGGCCTCCAGTAAGTGTTACCTCACCTTCACCCTGGACATGGGTAGATCACCTGGTTTCGGGTCTACGACCACGTACTAATTCGCCCTATTCAGACTCGCTTTCGCTGCGGCTCCGCCTTCTAAAGCTTAACCTCGCACGTAATCGTAACTCGCCGGTTCATTCTACAAAAGGCACGCTATCACCCATTAACGGGCTCTAACTACTTGTAGGCACACGGTTTCAGGATCTCTTTCACTCCCCTCCCGGGGTGCTTTTCACCTTTCCCTCACGGTACTGGTTCACTATCGGTCACTAGGTAGTATTTAGCCTTGGGAGATGGTCCTCCCGGATTCCGACGGAATTTCACGTGTTCCGCCGTACTCAGGATCCACTCTGGAGGGAATGAACTTTCGACTACAGGGCTTTTACCTGCTCTGGCGGACCTTTCCAAGTCGCTTCATCTAACTCATTCCTTTGTAACTCCGTATAGAGTGTCCTACAACCCCAAGAGGCAAGCCTCTTGGTTTGGGCTCTTCCCGTTTCGCTCGCCGCTACTCAGGGAATCGATTTTTCTTTCTCTTCCTCCAGGTACTTAGATGTTTCAGTTCCCTGGGTCTGCCTTCAAGACGCTATGTATTCACGTCAAGATACTACGCGATTAAACGTAGTGGGTTCCCCCATTCGGAAATCTCCGGATCAAAGCTCACTTACAGCTCCCCGAAGCATATCGGTGTTAGTGCCGTCCTTCTTCGGCTCCTAGTGCCAAGGCATTCGCCGTGCGCCCTTAATAACTTAACCTGCAGCTTCCGATATACATCGTAATCCAGCGTCAGCTTCATTCGTTCGGTCAGTCACGTACAGAGGTACGCTCCTTCTCTCACTCAATCGCTTCCTTGTCTTACTCGTATCTCGAAACCTTCATTTGTTATTAAGCCTATAAAAAACTTAAAAAAATAAATGTGTTTGTTACAATTTCAATGTCGTTTTATCCAGTTTTCAAAGAACAAGTTTTGAAGTATTTCATCGTAATGATGAACCTTCAAAACTGAACGCAAAACGTAATCTTACAAACCCAAGGTTTGTATTCCGAAAATATCCTTAGAAAGGAGGTGATCCAGCCGCACCTTCCGATACGGCTACCTTGTTACGACTTCACCCCAATCATCTATCCCACCTTCGGCGGCTGGCTCCAAAAGGTTACCTCACCGACTTCGGGTGTTACAAACTCTCGTGGTGTGACGGGCGGTGTGTACAAGGCCCGGGAACGTATTCACCGCGGCATGCTGATCCGCGATTACTAGCGATTCCGGCTTCATGTAGGCGAGTTGCAGCCTACAATCCGAACTGAGAACGACTTTATCGGATTAGCTCCCTCTCGCGAGTTGGCAACCGTTTGTATCGTCCATTGTAGCACGTGTGTAGCCCAGGTCATAAGGGGCATGATGATTTGACGTCATCCCCACCTTCCTCCGGTTTGTCACCGGCAGTCACCTTAGAGTGCCCAACTAAATGATGGCAACTAAGATCAAGGGTTGCGCTCGTTGCGGGACTTAACCCAACATCTCACGACACGAGCTGACGACAACCATGCACCACCTGTCACCGTTGTCCCCGAAGGGAAAACCATATCTCTACAGTGGTCAACGGGATGTCAAGACCTGGTAAGGTTCTTCGCGTTGCTTCGAATTAAACCACATGCTCCACCGCTTGTGCGGGCCCCCGTCAATTCCTTTGAGTTTCAGTCTTGCGACCGTACTCCCCAGGCGGAGTGCTTAATGCGTTAGCTGCAGCACTAAGGGGCGGAAACCCCCTAACACTTAGCACTCATCGTTTACGGCGTGGACTACCAGGGTATCTAATCCTGTTTGCTCCCCACGCTTTCGCGCCTCAGTGTCAGTTACAGACCAGATAGTCGCCTTCGCCACTGGTGTTCCTCCAAATCTCTACGCATTTCACCGCTACACTTGGAATTCCACTATCCTCTTCTGCACTCAAGTCTCCCAGTTTCCAATGACCCTCCACGGTTGAGCCGTGGGCTTTCACATCAGACTTAAGAAACCACCTGCGCGCGCTTTACGCCCAATAATTCCGGACAACGCTTGCCACCTACGTATTACCGCGGCTGCTGGCACGTAGTTAGCCGTGGCTTTCTAATAAGGTACCGTCAAGGTACAGCCAGTTACTACTGTACTTGTTCTTCCCTTACAACAGAGTTTTACGAACCGAAATCCTTCTTCACTCACGCGGCGTTGCTCCATCAGGCTTTCGCCCATTGTGGAAGATTCCCTACTGCTGCCTCCCGTAGGAGTCTGGGCCGTGTCTCAGTCCCAGTGTGGCCGATCACCCTCTCAGGTCGGCTACGCATCGTCGCCTTGGTGAGCCGTTACCTCACCAACTAGCTAATGCGCCGCGGGCCCATCCTATAGCGACAGCCGAAACCGTCTTTCAGTATTGTCCCATGAGGAACAATAGATTATTCGGTATTAGCCCCGGTTTCCCGGAGTTATCCCAAACTATAAGGTAGGTTGCCCACGTGTTACTCACCCGTCCGCCGCTAACGTCGAAGGAGCAAGCTCCTTCTCTGTTCGCTCGACTTGCATGTATTAGGCACGCCGCCAGCGTTCGTCCTGAGCCAGGATCAAACTCTCCATAAAAGAAATTTGATTAGCTCAAATTGTTTTGCTGGCATCAATTTTGATGTCCAAAATTTTGTTTTGTTCACTAACGAAGTTAGCTAGTAAAAACTTTATTGATTACGTTTTGCTTGTTCAGTTTTCAAGGTTCATTTCGCTAGTTACTAACAAGTAACTTTTTATAATTTAACATACATTCAATATGATGTCAACTATTATTTTCTCACATTGTGTTGTTCACATGTTTCGTAACAACGTGTTTAAATATAACATCTCGTATCATAGTTTGCAAGTGTTTAATTGAAATAAAACTATTCAGTCAATAATAACTAGTAGTTTCTTCTATAGTATATTAAGTGTCAGGTACTCAAGCAATTTCGAATATAAAGCTCCTCTTCGTTTTCACAAAGAGGAGCTTTATCGTCTTTACATTATCGAACCCAGATAAAGTATGCAAGGAAGACAAAGAACAATCCGTACATCATTGGGTGAACTTCTTTTTTACGACCTGCTAAAAGCATTGTTACAGGATAGAATACGAAACCAATTGCAATCCCTGTTGCAATTGAATAACCAAGCGGCATCATTAATACTGTGAAGAACGCTGGAACTGCAATTTCGAATTTATCCCATTCAATTAAACGTAATGATGAAACCATTAATACACCTACGATAACAAGTGCTGGTGCTGTTACCGCTGAAGTAACAACAGCAAGTAATGGTGAGAAGAATAGCGCGATTATGAATAGCACTGCTGTAACAACTGCAGCAAAACCTGAACGGGCACCTGCTGCTACACCTGAAGTTGATTCTACATAAGCAGTAGTTGTTGAAGTACCAAATAACGAACCAATTGTTGTAGCTAATGCATCCGCCATAAGTGCACGGCTTGCGCGTGGTAATTTATCGTCTTTTACTAGACCAGCTTGAGTAGCAACAGCCATTAATGTCCCTGCTGTATCGAAAAAGTCAACGAATAAAAATGTTAGTACTACGACTAAAAATTTAACGTTTATTAAAGAATCAAAGTCATTAAAAATCGGTTTAAGTGCAACCATAAATGTTGAATCTACACTTGGAATTGCTGATACAACCGATACAGGTGGTGCAATGACACCTGTGATCATACCAACGACCGCTGTAATAACCATCCCTAAGAAAATACCGACGCTGCGGAATTTTAAGATAAGAATGACAGAAATAATAATACCGAACACCGCTAAAAGAGTTGAACCTGTAAATGCACCTAATGTTACTAAAGTTGCTGGACTATCTACAACGATACCCGCTCCTTGTAACCCTACGAATGTAATAAATAAACCAATACCAGCTGATACTGCATATTTAAGTTGTGCTGGAATTGCATTAATAACTGTTTCACGAATA
This DNA window, taken from Lysinibacillus sp. FSL M8-0337, encodes the following:
- the purK gene encoding 5-(carboxyamino)imidazole ribonucleotide synthase → MTKIIYPGQTIGIIGGGQLGRMMALAAKEAGFKIAVLEPTMDSPCGQVADIRIVAPYDDEAALEELAEVSDVITYEFENIDYDGLKRLTQMAYVPQGAELVRITQNRVTEKEAIVKAGCPVAPYIVANTYEELVASIDKISYPCIVKTARGGYDGKGQQLLNSAADLPLAEGLFAHSQCIAEGFVPFVKEVSVIVQRNGDGELYCQPVGENIHVHHILHETIVPARIEKMTAQSAEQEAIKIADYLNLVGTLAVEMFVLENGEIIINELAPRPHNSGHYSIEACNISQFHQHIRAICGWPLRKPQLWAPSIMVNVLGQHVMPLSNSIAKYPEWSLHLYGKAEAKVNRKMGHVTIMTKDLEATLQQIESSGIWSE
- the purE gene encoding 5-(carboxyamino)imidazole ribonucleotide mutase: MNPKIGVIMGSSSDWETMKHACDILDELQVPYEKKVVSAHRTPDLMFEYAEAARGRGIQVIIAGAGGAAHLPGMVAAKTTLPVIGVPVQSRALNGLDSLLSIVQMPGGVPVATVAIGKAGATNAGLLAAQILSTTDIELANKLDARREATKQQVLESTGDLV
- a CDS encoding NETI motif-containing protein codes for the protein MGKKQIWYEVEENETIEQCLERMRQDGYMAMGRKEEPIFHLVNGEPTYLRQKIQFKAMLCQDSD
- a CDS encoding NCS2 family permease, with product MKKYFMFDELGTNYRREIIGGITTFLAMAYILAVNPGILENAGMDKGAVFVATALAAAVGSLIMGIFAKFPISLAPGMGLNAFFAFTVVGAYGIPWQTGLTGVFFSGIIFIILSLTGIRETVINAIPAQLKYAVSAGIGLFITFVGLQGAGIVVDSPATLVTLGAFTGSTLLAVFGIIISVILILKFRSVGIFLGMVITAVVGMITGVIAPPVSVVSAIPSVDSTFMVALKPIFNDFDSLINVKFLVVVLTFLFVDFFDTAGTLMAVATQAGLVKDDKLPRASRALMADALATTIGSLFGTSTTTAYVESTSGVAAGARSGFAAVVTAVLFIIALFFSPLLAVVTSAVTAPALVIVGVLMVSSLRLIEWDKFEIAVPAFFTVLMMPLGYSIATGIAIGFVFYPVTMLLAGRKKEVHPMMYGLFFVFLAYFIWVR